A region of the bacterium genome:
TCGCGAGCGTGGTCGAGTTGGGCTGTTCCGCCGGCGTCTTCGCGAACGTCCTTAAGGTGCGCCGGCCCGAGCTCGACGTAGTGGGCGTCGACGCTGACGAGAGAAAGATTAACGCGGCCGTCAAAACCGCCGCCGGCCGGGAGGGCGTAGCGTTCGTACTCGACGACGCGTACGCGTACGTGGAGAGCCGCGGCCCGTTCGACGCCGTGGCGGTCGTGGACATGTTGTACCTTCTCCCGCCGAGCCGTCAGGACGAGCTTATCCGGCTCGCGGCGAGCAGGCTGCGCCCGGGCGGGTACCTCATCATAAAAGAGATGACGGACCGGCCGGTTTGGAAACGACGTTGGTGTTACCTTCAGGAATGGCTCGCGGTGCGCGTACTCGGCCTGACGGAGGGGGCCGGGGTATTCCTGCGCGCCGGCGACGATTACCGCGTCGCGATGGAACGGGCCGGCCTGGAGGTGGAGACGTTCGATTTAACCCGTGGTTACCCGCACCCGCACTTCGCGCTGCGCGGTAGAAAAGTTACCTATGGTTAGAGCGAGAACGTTTTTAACGGTATTATTGATAGCGGCCGTCGTCGCCCCCGCCGCGGCCGGCCTGTTGGACGCTTTGACCGGCGCCCTCTCGTGGACGGTAGAGCTCGCGGTCCTTCTGGCCAAGAAGCAGCCGCGGTTGAAAGAGATCTACCTGTCGCACTTCGGCGCGGACGGCCCCGCCGGGGCCCTTCACCCTAACCTTACGATAGCCTCGGACGGCGGGGTGACCGCGGTCGAAATCGAGAGCGATACCATAGGCGACCCGGCTTTCGCCGAGGCGATACGCGAGGAAATCCTTACGTGGGATATGCCCGATTCGACGTGGGACATGGAGCTCGGCTTCGACCTGGAGTTCGACCCGGCGCGGGATTTGTATGGGGTGGACGCTGAAGTAGAGGAGTAGCCATGTCGAATTTCGACCTGGAGGTGTGGCGGTCGGTCGAGGCCGCGGTACGCCTGGAGGACGGGCGCCAGCGGCGCGCGGGACTGCCGCCGGAGCAGCGCTTCCGCGCGCTGCACCCCCATTCGGCGGAGTTTATTTTCCTGCTGGCGCTCGCGACGCGCGCGCGGCGCATAGTTGAGGTGGGCACGAGCGCGGGTTACTCGGCGTTGTGGTTGGCGCGGGCGTGCGCGGCAACGGGTGGCTCCCTCGTGACGCTGGAGAGGAATCCAGACATAATCCGCGTGGCGGTCGACCACCTAAAGTCGGCCGGCGTCGCGGACCTCGTCGAGATTCGGGCGGGCGACGCGCGCGATACGCTCGCGACGTTCGACGAGCCGTTCGACTTCGCCTTCGTCGACGGTGCGAAGGACGAGTACGTGGCGTACGGCGAGCTCCTCTGGCCCAGGCTCGCGGTCGGCGCGTCGCTAGTGGCCGATAATGTCCTCTCGCACGCGGGCGAGGCCGCGCCTTTCCTGGGGTGGCTCCGGGGCCTCACGGGCGCGGCGACGACGGTGCTCGAAATAGGCAACGGCCTGTCGTGGACGGTCAAGGGAGATATAGGGTAGATACTCCCCGCGCCGCCGGAACCGCTCTCGTAAACTACGAAGGCGCGCCGTAAGGCGCGCCTTTAGTTATCTACTATATGGGAAATTTACGAAGGTACGCTGGCCACCCAGACGACGCAAGGCGCGTTCTTGAGGACGTATTCGACGGTGGTGGTGGGGAAGGGAAGGTCCCGGTGCCAGCGGTCGGACGCGCCCATAACGACCATGTCGGCGCCGACCTCGCGGGCGGCCTGGCATATCGCCTCGCCGGCGTGCCGCGATTGAACGAGCCGGGTTTCGACGTGGACGCCGTGCTCGGTTCCGACGGCCCACGCTTTGTGCAGGACCTCCTCGGAGGCCGCGAACTCGTCGAACATAAACGTTTCCACCGGCAGCGAGGCGGGAACCTCGAGGACGTGCAGCGCGACGACGGTGGCTTTGTCTTCTTTCGCGAGTTTGAACGCGGCCTCGACTACTTCAACCCGGCGCAGCGACTTAACGGCGAGGAGTACGGTCTTTAGTTTAAGGGGCCGGTATTCCGGGAACGAGACCTCTTCGACCGCGAGCGCCCTCCCCGCCGGCATCCGGCTGCGCCGCCGGTACCAGTAGTACATCCCCAACCCCACGAACATCCACACGAACCCCATCGTACGACCGAAGGGGTGGGTTATTACCACCGTTACCCACACCGCGGATATGCAGACGAAACCCAATATCGCCGTTATCGGGAACTCGCGGCCGGCGATGCGTACGTTGGGCTTCAATTTGAACGGGCGCTCGAGCCGGGGCTCGCGCCACCGGATGCCCAAAAGCGACGCGTGGGCGAGGGCGAACGCGAGCATGGCGCCGAAGTTGTACAGGTCCGCCAGGTACGTCAACCTTTTACCCAGGAAGATGATGATGACGCTTATGGCCGAGAACGTTATCAGGCTCAGGTACGGCGTTTTGTACCGGCGGTGCAGCCGCGAGAAGAAGGCCGGCAGCTGGAAGTGCGCGCCCATGGAATACGTGAGCCGCGACGAGCCGATGACGCCGGCGTTGGCGGCGATGGTCAGGATGGCCGCGCCCAACAGCGCTATCCACGGCGCGAGGTACTTCCCGAAGACCGGCATCTGGGCCGCGATGCCCGCGATGGGGTCTTCGAGGTACGTCGTCGTCAGCTCGCTGGCCCAAACGCCGTCCGCGCCCGGGCCGAACGGCATCGCCGATATGGCGACGAAGACGATGCCCATGTACATAAAGAGCACCGTGGCCATGGTGAGCAGCATCCCGCGCGGTACGTTCTTGCCCGGGTTGCGGACTTCGCCCGACATCTGGCTTATGGCCTCTATGCCGGTGTAGGCGACCATCGCGATCGTCACGCCGTATATGAATTGCCCCCACGTGGGGTGGGCGCCGACCGCGAACTGCGATATAAGCGCGGGCAGGTTGACGAAGGCGACGAAGCCGATGACTATCAGCGCGAGCTGCGTTATGTTGCCGAATATCGCGAGGACGAGCGATAGCGCCGTGGATTGTTTGATGCCGATTATATTGAGCGCCGTAAGGGAGGCGATGAGCAACGCCGACGCGGCGAAGTGGCCCACCGGCGTACGTAGCACCGGTAGGAAGTAGCCGAGGTAGGGGGGAACCGTGTACGCCGAGATGGCGATGGTGACGACGTAGTCGAGCAGCAACGCCCAGCCGGCGATGAACGATAAGGCGTCGGAGTTGAAAGCCCGCCGCGCGAAGGCGCTCGAGCCGCCGGCCTCCGGCAGCGCGGCCGAGAGCTCGGCGTACGTCAGGACCGTGAAGACGAAGAGCACGCCCGCCGCCGCGATAGCCAGCGGCGCCGCGCCCATCGCGAAGAGCGCCGTGACGCCGAGGGCGTAGTAGATGCTCGAGCCTACGTCGCCGTACCCGATGGCGTAAATCGCCCGCACGCCGACGAGGCGCAAGAGGTGCCCTTTGTCGAGGGTGAAGATTCGACCCCGCGACTCTTCGGATATATCGAAATGCGATTCCGGCGCCACGGCCTTAATATTTTATACGGCCGGCCATAGGCCGACCGACGTCGCGTTTGTTCGCTAAGATGCTTTGCGGGGATGCGCCTATTTATATAGCGCTCCAATTTCGGTTTTGATTATAACACCGGATAAGGCATTTGTCAATCAAGTTTCGATTAAGGCCGGCCCGCACGCGCGGCGTTATGTTGACAACTCTCTCCCCGCTGTATTAAAATACGGTTATATGCTAATCGAAACGCTTCAACTCGGGCCGGTCGCAACCAATTGCTACATATTCTCGTACGACGAGAAACGCGCCGTCGTCATAGACCCGGCCTCGGACGCCGACGAAATCGCCGGCCACCTGCGCGCGCTCGAGCTCGAGGCCGTGGCGATAGTAAATACCCACGGCCACCTCGACCACAGCGGCGCCAACGGCGCCCTTAAAAAGCTGTTGGACGTACCTATATATATAGGAGAAGGGGACGCGCCCTACCTCGGCCCGGGCGCCGAGTCCCTTCACCGCCAGGACGCGCTTATCATCGGCCTGGAGGCCGTCGCGACGTTCCAGGAATGCTACGCCGTCTCCCCGGCGGCGGACGTCCTGTTGCGCGAGGGGGACGAAGTCGCGGAGGCCGGTTTGAAGGTAGTGAATACGCCGGGACATACCGCCGGGGGCATCTCGCTCGTGGGCGACGGCCTGGTGTTCAGCGGCGACGCGCTCTTCGCCGGCTCCATCGGTCGGACGGACCTGTGCGGCGGCGACGAGCGGACGTTGATATCCTCCATCAAAAGCAAGCTCCTTACGCTGCCGGGGAAGACGGAAGTGTTCCCGGGCCACGGGCCGACGACGACGGTGGGCGAGGAGCGAAAGCATAACCCCTTCCTGGCCGGCGCCTAGCGGGGACCGCGGACGGTTTTAGGCACCACGGGGCCTTTTTCCAAAATCAATCTTGACTTTCTAAGTACGGTGTGGTAGCTTCGGGCTCAAAACGAAGCGCGATTTACTACCGGGTTCATTAGGTTTTGCGTTCATTAACCGATAGGAGAACGTGATGTACATAGCTAAACGTATGGGCCGGCTCGGTACCGAGACGGCTTTCGAGGTTTTGGCCAGAGCGAAAAAGCTCGAGTGCGAGGGGCGCGAGATTGTACACCTCGAGATCGGCGAACCGGACTTCGATACGCCGGTGAACATCCGCGAAGCGGCGAAGAAAGCCCTCGACCAGGGCTGGACCCATTACGGCCCCAGCGCCGGCCTACCCGAGCACCGCGAGACCATCTCGAAGTACATGAAGCAACGTTGGGCCCTCGACTACTCGCCGGACGAAATCGTCGTAGTACCCGGGGCTAAACCGATAATGTTCTTCACCATTCTGGCCTGCGTCGAGGAAAGCGACGAGGTAATATATCCCAATCCCGGGTTCCCCATTTACGAGTCCATGATTAATTATATCGGCGCGAAGGCGGTGCCGGTGCAGCTGCGCGAGGAGCTCGACTTCCGTCTCGACGTAAACGAGCTGGCGTCGCTCGTCACGGACAAGACCCGGATGGTGGTCGTCAACTCGCCGCAGAACCCCACCGGCGGCGTTCTCACCAAAGACGACCTAGTCGCTATAGCCGAGCTCGCGATAAAACATGACCTCATCGTTTTAACCGATGAAGTATATAACCGCATAATATACGAAGGCGAACATAACTCCGTCGCCAGCTTCCCCGGTATGAAGGAGCGCACCGTTCTCATAGACGGTTATTCCAAAACGTACGCCATGACCGGCTGGCGTATGGGATGGGGCGCGATGCCGGCCGAACTGGCCCCGCATATCACCCGCCTTATGACGAACTCCAACTCGTGTACGTGCTCGTTCGCCCAGATCGCGGGTATCGAGGGTTTGACCGGGCCGCAGGACGATTCCGCGAAGATGGTCGAAGCCTTCCGCGAGCGGCGGGACGTCGTCGTCGACGGCCTTAACTCGCTCCCCGGCATTACCTGCAAGAAGCCCCAGGGCGCGTTCTACGTCTTCCCCAATATCACGGGCACCGGGAAGGACGAGAAGTGGCTCGCCGATTACTTCCTGGATGAGGCCGGCGTGGCGTGTCTGGCCGGCACTTCCTTCGGCAAGTTCGGCAAAGGGTACATCAGGTTCTCGTACGCCAACTCCGTAGAGAATATCGAAAAGGCGATAGGCCGTATGGCCGAAGCGCTTAAATCGTTGTAAGGGTCGGTAAGTTTATGGCAAAAGCGATCAAGACGCCCTTATACGACAGACACGTGTCGCTCGGCGGGAAAATGGTCGAGTTCGCCGGGTTCATCATGCCGGTGCAATACTCGGGCATTATCGACGAGCACGTCACGGTGCGGGAGAACGCCGGCATCTTCGACCTGAGCCACATGGGCGAGTTCTACGTCTCCGGCAAGGGCGCCCCCGCGGCGTTGAACAAGCTCGTCTCGAACAACGTGGAGAAATTGAAGATCGGGAAGGCGTTGTACACGCCCGTATGCACTCCCCGGGGCGGCATCGTCGACGATATCCTGGTATACCGCGACGCGGACGAAACGTTCATGTTGGTGGTGAACGCTTCTAACATCGAAAAGGATTACGACTGGGTCGTGGGCCATCTCCCCAAGGGTTTGACGGTCGAGGACAAGTCGCTACAGACGGCGCTGGTCGCGGTACAGGGGCCGCAGTCCGAAACGGTCTTAACCGAAGCGTTGGCCGACGATTTGAGCGAACTCCGCTACTACGAGTTTATATTCTCGGTTATGGACGACGTACCGGTTCGCGTTTCGCGTACCGGGTACACGGGCGAGGACGGCTTCGAGGTATACGTGGACGCCGCGCGCGCCGGCGAAGTATGGGACGTGCTCTTCGAACTGACCAGCGGGATAGGGGGCGTCCCGGTAGGGCTGGGCGCGCGCGATACCCTCCGCCTTGAGATGAAGTACTGCCTTTACGGCAACGACATCGACGAGGGGACGACGCCGCTGGAGGCGGGCATCGGCTGGACCGTTAAGTTCGATAAGGGCGATTTTATAGGTAAGGAAACCTTGGTCGCACAGAAAAACGACGGCGTCAAACGAAGACTGGCCGGTTTCGTTATGGTGGACCCGGGCATTCCCCGCCGCGACTACGGTATAATAAATATAGAGGAGAAGAGCATCGGCCGCGTTACGTCCGGGTCGTATTCGCCCAGCTTGCGCGAAAACATCGGCTTGGGGTACCTCGAGCTGCCCTACGACGACGTCGGTACCGAGATACTGGTCGACATCCGCAAAAAGCCCCGGTTGGCGCGCGTTGTCGAAACGCCCTTTTTGAAGCTTATCGGCGGCAATTAGGAGTCGCCGTTGGAAAGGAGCTGCGGGTGAACCCGGAAGACCTGAGTTACACCGAGACGCACGAGTGGGCGAAAGTCGACGGCAACGTCGTTACCATAGGCCTGACGGACCACGCTCAATCGGAATTGGGCGACATCGTGTATTTGGAGCTGCCGGAAGTCGGCGCCGACGTGGAGGCCGGAGGCGAATTCGGCGTCGTGGAATCCGTGAAGGCGGCGTCCGAGCTCTACGCGCCCGTTTCCGGAAAGGTCGTGAAAGTAAACGGCGCCGCGACCCAGGAGCCCGCCCTGGTCAATCGCGATTGTTACGGCGAAGGGTGGCTCGTTAAAATCGAGTTGAAGGACCCCTCGGAAGTCGAAAACCTCAAGACCGCGGCGGAATATAAAGAATTCATCGGAGGTCAATAATTTAGGGCGCGCCGCGCCGGCCGGCCGTCGGCTGGCCGCGCTTCCCGGCCGGCGAGGGGTTGCGGCCCCTCGCTTTATTTAAATACGGGCGCTCCCGTTTGAGGAGGACGTTAATGCCGTACGTTCCCCACGGCGACGATACCGTAAAGCAGATGCTCGGAGAGGTCGGCGTCGGAGCCGTCGACGACCTTTTCGAACCGTTACCCGACGAGCTTTTGCGGGTCGATTTCGATTTACCCCAACCTTTGACCGAGCCGGCGCTCGTGCGCCATATGGAAGCGCTCGCCGACGCGAACCGCACCGACCGAAACTCGTTCCTCGGCGCCGGTTGCTACGACCACTTCGTCCCGGCGGCGGTGCGACACCTCGTCGGCCAGAGTCAATTCTACACCGCCTACACGCCGTACCAGCCCGAAGTCAGCCAGGGTACGCTGGCGGTTATTTTCGAATTCCAGACGTACGTCGCGGCCCTCACCGGTATGGAGGTCGCCAACGCCTCCATGTACGACGGCGCGACCGCGGCCGCGGAGGCGGCGCTTATGTGCCTGCGGCTCAAGAAAGAAAGGCCGCAGGCGGTTTTGGCCCCCAACCTGCACCCGGAGTACCGGCGCGTCGTCGAAACGTATCTGGCCAACATCCCCGGCGTCGAGGCCGTGACGCTGCCCTGTTGCGCGCCGTACGCGCGGGGGGGTACGGTGGACCTCAACCGCCTGACCGGCTCGCTGGGCGACGCCGCCTGCTTCATAATGCAGTATCCGAACTTCTTCGGGCTGGTGGAAACCAAACTGGCGGACATCGCCGAGATTTGCCATCGCGAGGGAGCGCTCCTCGTCGTGGCCGTGGCGGAGCCGATGGCGCTGGCGGCGTTGTCGCCTCCCGGCAAGTTCGGCGCCGACGTCGTCGTGGGGGAGGGGCAGAGCTTCGGCATAACGCCGTCTTTCGGCGGCCCGGGCGTGGGTTTCTTCGCCACCCGCCGCGAGTTCGTACGCCAGATGCCCGGCCGCCTCGTCGGCAAGACGACGGACGCGGAAGGTAAGCCCGGGTACGTCCTGACGCTGCAAACGCGCGAGCAGCATATACGCCGCGAGAAGGCCACGTCCAACATCTGCACCAACCACGCGCTGGCGGCGACGACGTTTACGATTTACCTCTCGGTCGTCGGACGGACCGGCCTCGCCGCCCTCGCGCGCGGGAACGTTCAGAATTGCGCTTACGCCCAATATCAAACGACCGAACTCGCGGCCTACAAGATGGTCTTCGAGGAGCCGGCCTTCAACGAGTTCGTCCTCCGGTGTCCGAGGGCCGCGGAGGAGGTCCGCGCGGCGTGCCTGAAGAAAGGCGTCGACCCGGGCCTGCCGCTGGGCCGCTTCTACCCGGAGTACGACGACTGCCTCCTCGTAACGGTTACGGAGACGAAAACGAAAGAAGATATCGACCGGTTGTGCGAGGTACTCGCGTCCGTTTAAATCGCCGAAAGGGCGCGGAAGTAATATTCGTGAAATGAAAACCGCTACTATCGTAATGGCGGTAATCCTCGCGGCGCTAATCGGCGTCGCGATATGGCGGGGCGGCGGCTCGCTGCAGAAGGGGTTCACCTTCGGCGGCAAGACGTTTCTGACCACGCTGCCGCTTTTGGTTATCGCTTTCGCAATCGCGGGCCTGGTCCAGGTCCTGGTGCCGCGGGAGGTAGTCGCGAAGTGGCTCGGCGCCGGCGCCGGTTTTAAGGGGATCATGATCGCCACCGTGGCCGGGGCTTTTACGCCCGGCGGGCCGTACGTATCGTTTCCCATCGTCGCGTCGTTGTACAAGTCGGGGGCGTCGGTCGGGACCGTGGTGGCGTTCGTGACGGCGTGGTCGCTTTGGGCCGTGGCCCGGTTCCCGCTCGAGATGGGGCTTGTGGGCCCCAAGCTCGCGATAGCGCGGTTCCTTTCGACGTTAATCGTGCCGCCGCTTGCCGGCCTGTTCGCGCAGGCGGTTTTCGGCCGTTGGGTTTAACCGTTCTTTCCCGGAGCAGCTCATGAACTACGAATACCGAAATATATTCGAGATACCGCCCGGCCGGGGTTTCGAGGCCGGCGCGGCGGATACCCCCGAGGTCGACCTCGGAGCGTTTTACCCGGACGAATTCGTACGCCGCGATTTCGGGCCGATGCGCGACGTGGCGGAGCCGGAGGTCGTGCGGCACTACACGCGGCTGGCCGCGATGAACTTCGGCGTCGACACCGGCTTCTATCCGCTCGGCTCGTGTACGATGAAGTACAACCCGAAGGTGAACGAGGATGTCGCGTTGCTTCCCGGGTTCGCGGCGCTTCACCCGTACGCGCCGGCCGGCGACGTGCAGGGCGCGCTGCAGCTCGCCTGCGATCTCGAGCGCTACCTCGTCGAGATATGCGGGATGAGCGCGTTCACGCTCGCGCCGGCGGCGGGCGCCCACGGCGAATTGGTGGGGATGTTGTTGACGCGGGCGTACCACCGCAAGCGGGGTGACGACGGCCGCAACGTAATGCTCATACCGGATTCCGCGCACGGCACCAACCCGGCCTCGGCCCGGATGGCGGGCTTCGACGTCGTCGCCGTCGCCTCGAGCGACGACGGCGTGATAGACCTCGGCGACCTCAAGGCGAAGCTGGACGAGCGCGTCGCCGGCATGATGATAACCAACCCCAATACGTTGGGGTTATTCGAGCCCGACATCTTAAAGGTTGCCGAGGCCGTACACGGCGCCGGCGGCCTGTTGTACTACGACGGCGCCAACTTAAACGCGCTCGTAGGCCGCGTCCGTCCGGGCGATATGGGGTTCGACATTTGCCACGTCAACCTTCATAAGACCTTCTCGACCCCTCACGGCGGCGGCGGCCCGGGCGCCGGTCCGGTGGGCGTTTGCAAAAGGCTCGCGGATTTCCTCCCGGTGCCGCGCGTCGTAAAGAAGCGGGGCAAGTACGCGCTCGACTACGACTCGGCGGACTCCATAGGCCAAATCCGTTCATTCGTAGGTAACTTCGGCGTCCTCGTCAGGGCGTACGCGTACATACGGCACCTCGGCGCCGCCGGCCTGCGGGACGCTTCCGGCGCCGCGGTCCTGAACGCGAACTACGTCCGCGCGAAAGTGGCGAAGTTCCTCGAGGTCGCCGGCACCGCGCCTTGCATGCACGAATTCGTAGCGTCGTCAGCCAGGTTCGGCCGCGGTTCGGCGGGGGATATCGACAAGGCGTTGATCGACGCCGGCTACCACCCGCCGACGACGTACTTCCCCCTCGTGGTCCCGGAGGCGTTGATGGTCGAGCCGACCGAGACCGAAACGAAGGAGACGCTGGACGCCTTCGCCGCGGCGCTTGAGAAAATCGTAGCCGACCTGACGGCCGACGCGCACGCGTACGCCGACGCGCCTTTCAAGGCGCCGGTGCGCCGCCTGGACGAGGCGGGCGCGGCGCGTAACCCGATACTGACCCAAATGATGGCCGAGGAGGGGGAGCCCTAGGGCGCGTGGCCGATTGGCGGCGTTACGAGCTGTTGGTAGAAGGCCCGGGCGGCGCGGCGGAGAACATGGCCCGCGACGAAGCGCTACTGGCGGCGTATCGCGCGGGCGAGGCGCCTCCCGGTTGGCGGTTGTATGCGTGGCTCGAGCCGGCGGTGACGTACGGCCGCGGCCAACGGGCGCCGCACTGGGACGGCGTGGCGGCGGTTCCGCGGCTCAGCGGCGGCGGCTACGTGCCCCACGGCGCGGATTTCACGTACTGCGTCGTGCGCGAGCGGCGCCGGGGCTTCGATAACTACGAGGATATCGTCGCCGTGGTCGCGGCGGCGCTTAGGGAATTGGGCGTGGCTGCCTCCGTATGGCGGGGCGCGCCGGCGGGGCGGGCCGACCGGTGTTTCGCTTCCCTCGCGCCGTACGACATCCACGTCTGCGGCCGGAAGGTCGCCGGGTGCGCCCAACGGCGTTACAAGGATGCCGTACTCCACCACGGCTCGATCGCCGCGGCGGCTCCGCCCGAAATATTACGCCGGCTGGGCCTTTGGGACGAGACGCGGACGGCGTCGCTGGCGGAACTTTTAGGAAGGCCGGTTGTTTTGGCGGAATTCGCCCGGGCGCTGGCCGCAGCTACGGGTATGAAACCGGCTTACGCCGGCGTCGGCAGCGCGCGCGGAGAAGCGGAGTTGCGTTGCGTAAAGGAATAATTATGAGAAAAGAAGTTATCGTAGTTTCGGCAGCCTTGGCGTTTTCGCTATGTGCCTTCGTCGCTTGCAAGGGCGGGCCCCCGGCCGGCGAATCGGAAGCGGTCGCTAGCGTGGGGGACGCGGTCCTCACGGCCGACGACCTCGACCGCCTCGACGAAGACCAGCATAAGGTTAAAATGCCCACGTATCTTACGAAGGAAGAACTGATGGAGGAGTGGATACGGAGCGAGTTGCTATACCAGCAGGCGCTCGAGGATGAAATTGATAAGGAAACGGTATGCGCGTGGCGGTTGCGTAACAGCGCCAAGGGCGTGGTTATCCAACGCTTTTGGGAGATTAACATCTACGAAAAGTACGCCGACGTGAGCGACGAGGAAGCGCTGAAGTGGTACGAGGAGAACAAAGACGAGAAGTACCGCGCGAAGACCACCGGCGTCTGGCTGCGGCGTATCCTTTTAAATTCGAAGGAGGACGCCGATAAAGTTATGCAGCGCCTCGAGGGCGGCGAAGATTTCGTAAAGATCGCGAGCACCGAATCGGTAACGCCCGAGAAATTGGAGGCGGGGAGCATGGGTTACCGTCGTATGGAAGACGTGAGCCCGGCATACCGCGCCGACGTCGCGAAGATGAAAAGGGGAGAAATCGCGGGGCCCTTCAAGCTCGCCAATTTCTACGTCATAGTCAAGCTGGAGGACCGCGTCGACGCGGGCGGTTACCTGAAGCCGGTGGGCATCGGCATGGAAGCGCTGCGCGACCGGGCGAAAATAGCTCTGTGGCGGGAGACGGCCAACGGTATAGGTACGGACCTCGAAGCGGCCGCCGACATCGAGCGCCACCCGGAACGCATCCACGAGGAAGCCGTCGATATGGCTTTGGGCGAGGAGTATCGCAAAGGGGCGCCGGCCGAGGCGAAATAAGTGGACCGGGACTTGGAATCGGTTCAGGAGGCGCGCGACAAAATCCGGGCCGGCCGGCGGGCGGCCGCGGCGTTCGCCACTTTCGACCAGGCCGCGACGGACCGCATCGTTGCGGCTATGGCCCGCGCCGCGGAGGGTGCCGCCGACGAGCTCGCGCGCCGGGCCGCGGCGGAAACCGGCTTCGGCGTCGTCGAGCATAAAACTTTAAAAAACCTCTTCGCCGCGCGCGACGTTTACCGATACATTAAAGATTTAAAGACCTGCGACGTAATCGCCGAGGACCCCGCCCGAGGTATCGTCGAAATCGCGGTTCCCGTCGGCCTTATAGCCGGCGTAACGCCCGTCACGAATCCCACTTCCACCATTATCTATAAGGCCCTTATCTCGCTGAAAGCCCGCAACGCCGTGGTCTTCTCGCCGCACCCGGGGGCGCTCGAGTGCTCGCTGGAGGCGGCGCGCTTGATGGCCCAGGCCGCGGTTTCGGCCGGCGCGCCGGAGGGCGTCATAGGTTGTTTGACCCAACCCACGGCCGAAGCCGCGCGCGAGATAATGAGCCATCCCGACGTGGACTTAATACTCGCGACCGGCGGGATGGCTATGGTGCGGGCGGCCTATTCTTCCGGGAAGCCCGCGTACGGCGTCGGCCCGGGTAACGTACCGGCGTACGTCGACCGCAGCGCCGACGTCGCGCACGCCGTGTCGTGCATCGTCGAGTCGAAGACCTTCGACAACGGCGTGATCTGCTCGTCGGAGCAAGCGGTGGTGTGCGACGCGCCGGCCCGCTCGGCCGCGGTCCGGGAGTTCGAACGCGCCGGGTGCGTCTTCCTTACCGACGAACAGAAGGACGCGGTCGCCGCGGTGCTCGACGACAACGGCAAGCTCAACAACGCCGTCGTGGGGCAACCGGCGGCGCGCGTCGCCGCGATGGCGGGGTTGGACGTGCCGGCCGACGCGAAGATTCTTATAGGTTTCGAGGACCGCGTGGGCCGCGACGTGCCGTTCTCCTGGGAAAAAATTTCGCCCGTGCTCGCGTGGTACGACGTCCCGGATTGGGTGAAGGGGTGCGAGCGCTGCCTGGATATCCTGGCCAACGGCGGCATGG
Encoded here:
- a CDS encoding class I SAM-dependent methyltransferase translates to MPYADIAPLYAGLSLRERLYARVRYATAPLGKVAALVPRDVASVVELGCSAGVFANVLKVRRPELDVVGVDADERKINAAVKTAAGREGVAFVLDDAYAYVESRGPFDAVAVVDMLYLLPPSRQDELIRLAASRLRPGGYLIIKEMTDRPVWKRRWCYLQEWLAVRVLGLTEGAGVFLRAGDDYRVAMERAGLEVETFDLTRGYPHPHFALRGRKVTYG
- a CDS encoding class I SAM-dependent methyltransferase, whose product is MSNFDLEVWRSVEAAVRLEDGRQRRAGLPPEQRFRALHPHSAEFIFLLALATRARRIVEVGTSAGYSALWLARACAATGGSLVTLERNPDIIRVAVDHLKSAGVADLVEIRAGDARDTLATFDEPFDFAFVDGAKDEYVAYGELLWPRLAVGASLVADNVLSHAGEAAPFLGWLRGLTGAATTVLEIGNGLSWTVKGDIG
- a CDS encoding MBL fold metallo-hydrolase; translated protein: MLIETLQLGPVATNCYIFSYDEKRAVVIDPASDADEIAGHLRALELEAVAIVNTHGHLDHSGANGALKKLLDVPIYIGEGDAPYLGPGAESLHRQDALIIGLEAVATFQECYAVSPAADVLLREGDEVAEAGLKVVNTPGHTAGGISLVGDGLVFSGDALFAGSIGRTDLCGGDERTLISSIKSKLLTLPGKTEVFPGHGPTTTVGEERKHNPFLAGA
- a CDS encoding pyridoxal phosphate-dependent aminotransferase, coding for MYIAKRMGRLGTETAFEVLARAKKLECEGREIVHLEIGEPDFDTPVNIREAAKKALDQGWTHYGPSAGLPEHRETISKYMKQRWALDYSPDEIVVVPGAKPIMFFTILACVEESDEVIYPNPGFPIYESMINYIGAKAVPVQLREELDFRLDVNELASLVTDKTRMVVVNSPQNPTGGVLTKDDLVAIAELAIKHDLIVLTDEVYNRIIYEGEHNSVASFPGMKERTVLIDGYSKTYAMTGWRMGWGAMPAELAPHITRLMTNSNSCTCSFAQIAGIEGLTGPQDDSAKMVEAFRERRDVVVDGLNSLPGITCKKPQGAFYVFPNITGTGKDEKWLADYFLDEAGVACLAGTSFGKFGKGYIRFSYANSVENIEKAIGRMAEALKSL
- the gcvT gene encoding glycine cleavage system aminomethyltransferase GcvT, which translates into the protein MAKAIKTPLYDRHVSLGGKMVEFAGFIMPVQYSGIIDEHVTVRENAGIFDLSHMGEFYVSGKGAPAALNKLVSNNVEKLKIGKALYTPVCTPRGGIVDDILVYRDADETFMLVVNASNIEKDYDWVVGHLPKGLTVEDKSLQTALVAVQGPQSETVLTEALADDLSELRYYEFIFSVMDDVPVRVSRTGYTGEDGFEVYVDAARAGEVWDVLFELTSGIGGVPVGLGARDTLRLEMKYCLYGNDIDEGTTPLEAGIGWTVKFDKGDFIGKETLVAQKNDGVKRRLAGFVMVDPGIPRRDYGIINIEEKSIGRVTSGSYSPSLRENIGLGYLELPYDDVGTEILVDIRKKPRLARVVETPFLKLIGGN
- the gcvH gene encoding glycine cleavage system protein GcvH, coding for MRVNPEDLSYTETHEWAKVDGNVVTIGLTDHAQSELGDIVYLELPEVGADVEAGGEFGVVESVKAASELYAPVSGKVVKVNGAATQEPALVNRDCYGEGWLVKIELKDPSEVENLKTAAEYKEFIGGQ
- a CDS encoding universal stress protein, which produces MAPESHFDISEESRGRIFTLDKGHLLRLVGVRAIYAIGYGDVGSSIYYALGVTALFAMGAAPLAIAAAGVLFVFTVLTYAELSAALPEAGGSSAFARRAFNSDALSFIAGWALLLDYVVTIAISAYTVPPYLGYFLPVLRTPVGHFAASALLIASLTALNIIGIKQSTALSLVLAIFGNITQLALIVIGFVAFVNLPALISQFAVGAHPTWGQFIYGVTIAMVAYTGIEAISQMSGEVRNPGKNVPRGMLLTMATVLFMYMGIVFVAISAMPFGPGADGVWASELTTTYLEDPIAGIAAQMPVFGKYLAPWIALLGAAILTIAANAGVIGSSRLTYSMGAHFQLPAFFSRLHRRYKTPYLSLITFSAISVIIIFLGKRLTYLADLYNFGAMLAFALAHASLLGIRWREPRLERPFKLKPNVRIAGREFPITAILGFVCISAVWVTVVITHPFGRTMGFVWMFVGLGMYYWYRRRSRMPAGRALAVEEVSFPEYRPLKLKTVLLAVKSLRRVEVVEAAFKLAKEDKATVVALHVLEVPASLPVETFMFDEFAASEEVLHKAWAVGTEHGVHVETRLVQSRHAGEAICQAAREVGADMVVMGASDRWHRDLPFPTTTVEYVLKNAPCVVWVASVPS